In Salinibaculum sp. SYNS191, the genomic window AACTGGTCGACGTTGAAAAGGACGGCCTCGAACCCGAGGAACTGGGTCTGGAGGTACGCCCCCTCCGCGACGGACAGCACCCAGACGAGGGTGCCGCCGGTCACGAGCAGTCCGAGTGCGTGCCCGACGCGTCGCGAGACCAGCGGCAGCAGGAGCGCGACGGCCAGAACGACGATAGCCGGCGGGACCATCGTCAGCAGTCCGCCGTCAACGGGGGTACTCATGCGACCACCTCCAGCGGGACCCGCTGGCGTCGTCGCGTTCGCTCGATGCGCTCGCTCACGCGACCACCCCCACGTTCTCCGCGACCAGTTGCACGATTTGCAGGAACACCGCCGCTGCAGGGACGACGCCGAGTGCGACAGCGCCCGCTGCAGCCGTCAGGATGGGACCCAGCATGAACCAGGTCGACTCGCCGCCGCGCCAGCCGACTCGTTCCCACCCGCCTTCCGGCGGGCCGCCGTGGTGGTGGTCGTGGTCGGCGGCCGCGTCGTGGTGGTCGTCAGCATCGGTCTCGTCGTGACCGCTGTCCGCCGATTCGGCGTGGTCGTCACCTGCCTCCGCCTCGTCCCCGCCGTCGGCCCGGACTGCCGCCGGTTCGCTGGCTGTCGCCCGGTCGGCCACTGCGAACCGGCCGCCGAAGGAGCCTTCGAGCAGCGGCTTGGAGTCGTGGTCGTCCTCGTCCTCGCTCTCGAAGAACGCCTGGTAGACGATGGGCCAGAAGTAGGCGATGTTGAGCATCCCCGAGACGAGCAAGGCGATGGCGAAGACGGCCTGTCCGGCGTCGACACTCCCGATGAGGAGGTACCACTTGCTGACGAACCCCGCGACGAGCGGGATGCCGGCCATGCCGGCCGCCGCGATAGCGAAAGCGGTCATTGTCAGCGGCATGCGCTTGCCGATGCCGGCCATGTCCGAGATGTCGTCGGTGTGCGTCTCGACGTGGATGGCACCGGCACAGAAAAAGAGAGTGAGTTTCATGAACGCGTGCGCGGGGATGTGCAGCAGGCCGCCGACGATGGCGTCGCCCGACAGCACCCCCAGTCCGAGGACGATGTAGGAGAGCTGACTGATGGTGGAGTACGCCAGCCGGCGCTTGAGGTTGTCCTGCCGGAGCGCGATGACGCTCGCGGTCAGGAGCGTGAAGGCGGCGACGGCCGCGAGCGGCAGGCCGACACCGAGGTCCTGGACCGTCTCCGGGCCGAACACGTCCAGGGTGACGCGTGCGATACCGAAGACCCCGCTCTTGACGACGGCCACGGCGTGGAGCAGGCCAGAGACGGGCGTCGGCGCGACCATCGCGTCGGGCAGCCAGGAGTGGACCGGCATCAGCGCGGCTTTGACGCCGAAGCCGCCAGCGAGCAGGCCGAAGGCCAGGCGAGCGAGCGCCGGGTCGGCCGTCGCCAGGTCGGCGATGCCGCCCGCCGAGAACGCCGTCGTCCCGGTGAGGAAGTAGACGAGCAGCGTCCCCGTCAGGACAGCGACGCCGCCGATGAAGGTGTACGCGAGGTACTTCCGGCCGGCCGCCCTGGCCTCGTCGGTCTCGTCGTGGGCGACTAGCGGGTAGGTCGCGACGGTCAGCAGTTCGTAGAAGATGAACAGGGTGACCAGGTTAGAGGCGAAGGCGACGCCGATTGCGGTCGCGAGACTCGCCGCGAAGGAGGCGAAGTAGCGCGTCTGGTTGTGCTCGCTCAGGCCGCGCATGTAGCCGATGCTGTAGAGGCTGGTAACGACCCACAGCGCGCTCGCGAGCAGGCCAAAGAGCAGTCCCAGCGCGTCCACGCGAAGGACGAAGCCCACGTCGGCGACGATGGTCCCGAGGTCGGTGACGTACACCGTCCCCGAGAGCACGCCGGGCACCATGCTGCCGACGATGGCGACTTTCGTCAGTGCCGCCAGCATCGTCCACGCCTCCCGGAGGTTCGGGCGGCCGTGGGAGCCGAGGATGAGCGGGATTGCGACGACAGAGACCAGTACAGCCGCGAGGGGTCGGAGTGAAGCGACGTCAGTCATTTATGCGAACACCTCCGTCAGGAACGGGTCGAGGAACGCCTCGATGCCCGACCCGAAGAAGCCGAGCACCACTGCAGCGACGGCCGCACCGACGACGACGGCGACCATTCCGGGCGAGACGGGCGGTTCGCCGCCGTCGGTCGCCGCCCCGACGGCGGAGTCGCCGGCAGCCGTGCGCTCGGCCGGTCTGAAGTACATCCGCTCGACGATGCGGGCGAAGTACGCCAGCGTCAGCAGCGTCGACGCGAGGATGACCGCCGCGACGACCCACGTCCCGCTCTCGATTGCCCCGAAGGCGATGTACCACTTGCCGACGAAGCCGACGGCCGGCGGGACGCCGACCATCGCGAACGCCAGGACGGCAAACGACGCTGCGACGACGGGTGCCCGGCCCGCCAGTCCCGCGTAGTCGTCGATGCGGCGGGCGCCGGTGAACGCGGCGATGACGCCCGCTGCCGCGAACAGGCCGCCCTTCATGATGGCGTGGCCGACCAGGTGGATGACGCCGCCGACGGCCGCCAGTTCGTTCATCATCGCGAACGCCGCGACGACCATCCCGAACTGGGCGACCGACGAGTACGCCAGCATCCGCTTGACGTCCTGCTGGAGGACTGCCAGCGTGCTCCCGGCGAGGATGCTCACCGCTGCGGCGTGGACGAGGACGGTTCGCGCCATCGGAACAGCGTCGAAGAACGCCGGGGTGAACACGCTAAAGAGGATGCGTCCCAGCGCGTAGGCGGCCACCGTCGAGACCAGCGCCGAGATGAAGATGCTCACGCTGTCCGGGGACGACTGGTAGGCGTCGGGTTGCCAGGAGTGGACCGGGAACAGCGCCACCTTCACCGCCAGGCCGGCGACGATGAGCGCGAAGGAAGCCAGCACCAGCCGCGAGTCGTAGGCGGCGACGTCACCGAGACGCTGAGCGAGGTCCGCCATGTTGAGCGTCCCCGTCGCGAGGAACGCGTAGCCGACGCCGAGCAGGAACAGCGACGCGCCGATGGTCCCGACGACGAGGTACTTCAGGCCGGCAATCGCGCTCTTGGCGGTGTCGCCGGTCGCGACCAGGGCGTACGCCGCCAGCCCGGTGATTTCGAGGAAGACGTACATGTTGAACAGGTCGCCCGTGAGGGTGACCCCCGCGAGACCGCCGACCAGCAGCAGGTAGACGATGTAGAACATGTTCCCGTGCGGGCCCGACGTTCGCGCGTACGCGAGCACGGCGAGCGAGACGACGGCGACCAGCAGCGCCACCGGTGCCGACAGCGTGTCCGCGACGAGTTCGATGCCCGCCGGCGGTGCGAAACCGGCCAGTTCGTAGGTGACGCGGCCATTCTCCAGAACCGCCGCCCCGATGACCGCGGTCAGTCCGACCTGCGTGGCGGTCGCGAGCACGGCCATCGGCCAGCCGACGTTATCGAAGCGCAGTCCCAGCAGGAGCGTGAGCACTGCCGCGACGATCGGCACGACGATGGCGAGGACGATAGCGTCAGTCATCGGTATCCATCTCCCTGAGAACGTCCTCTCTAAGCGTGCCGTACTCCCGGTAGATGCGGATGATGAGCGTCAGCGCGACCGCCGTCAGACTCACCCCGACGACGATAGCCGTCAGGATGAGGACGTGCGGGAGCGGGCTGACGTAGAGGTCCACCCCGTCCGTGATGACCGGCGGTGCGCCGGTCATGCCGTCCACCTCGACGAAGGCGGCGGTGATGAAAAACAGGAAGATACCCGTCTGGAACAGGTTCATCCCGATGACCTTCTTCACGAAGTTGCGGTCGCCGATGACCATGTAGAGGCCGCCGGCGATGAGCAGGAACGCGGCGATGTAGTTGTACCGCGTCAGCAGCAGGTCGACTATCATTCCTGGTCCCTCCTGAACTCGAAGCCGTGGGCGATGGCGAAAAAGAGCCCGGAGATGACTCCCGAGACGATGGCGCCGATGCCGAGTTCGACGCCCTCGATACCATATTTCGTCGCGTCTGGCACGTTGTAGAGTTCGTACTCCAGGAAGGTTCCGCCGAGCAGCATCGGTCCGACGCCGATGAGGGCAAAGAGCAACACGCCGCCGGCGACGAGCCCGACGACGGCGGTGTTGACGAACCACTTTCGCGTGGGTTCGATTCCGTACGCGAACGCCAGCATTATTATCATCGCAGAGACGATAGCGCCGCCCTGGAAACCGCCGCCCGACGACGATGTCCCGTGGAACATCACGAAAAGCCCGAACGTGAACACGAACGGGGCCAGGATGCGGACCGTCGTCATGATGACGCTGCTCTCGACGTAGGGTCGTCGGCTGCTCATGTGAATCGCTCCTCCTTCAGAATCGCGAGCACGGCCACACCGGCGGCGAAGACCACGACCGCCTCGCCGAAGGTGTCGAACCCGCGGTATGCCGCCAGCACCGCCGTCACGACGTTCTTGACGTGGGTCTCCTCGTAGGCGTTCTCCAGGTAGTACTGCGAGACTTCGCTGTACTCCCAGGCGACCGCCCCGGCGTCGCCGATCGCCGGGATGTCGGGAACCGTCCAGAGCAACAACGCTCCCAGTAACCCGACGGCGAGGACGCCCGGCCAGTGGACCTTCTTCAGCGCGGTGATGTCCTCCGTCGGCCTGACGGTCCGCGTTATCGTCAGCAGGAAGAGGATCGTCGTGACGCCGGCCCCGATGGCTGCCTCTGTCAGGGCCACGTCCGGGGCCCGCAGGACGACCCACACCAGCGCCAGTCCAAGGCTGTAGGCGGCGAAGGCGACAATCGTCGCCAGGACGTCCCGCAGCAGGACTGTCGCAGCGGCGCTGAACAGGACGAAGGCCAGGAGGACGGCCTCGATAGCCGTTATCATCCGTCACCCTCCTCGTCCGCGGTCCACGGCTCTATCCCCTGGTCGTAGGCCGCCCGGGTAATCGCGTGGGTGGCCGTCGGGCTCGTGATGAGCATGAAAAGCGCCAGCAGCAGGAGTTTCACCCGCGGCACGCCTGCCTGAAAGGCCACGGCCACGCCCGCGAGCGTCAGCACCGTGCCGAGCGTGTCGGCCTTCGACGTCGCGTGCGCCCGGGTGTAGACGTCCGGCATGCGAATCAGCCCGATGGCGGCGACGGCCGTGAAGAAGAGGCCCACCACCATCAACGCGAGGCTCAGCCAGGTCAACAGGCTGCTCACAGGACACCACCCCGTTCGACCGTGAACTTCGAGATGGCGATGCTCATCAGGAAGTTCAACAGCGCGTAGACGATGGCGATGTCCAGGAAGCCAGGTTCGTCGATGACGACTGCCACCAGCGCGATGACGATAACCGTCGTC contains:
- a CDS encoding cation:proton antiporter; translation: MTDVASLRPLAAVLVSVVAIPLILGSHGRPNLREAWTMLAALTKVAIVGSMVPGVLSGTVYVTDLGTIVADVGFVLRVDALGLLFGLLASALWVVTSLYSIGYMRGLSEHNQTRYFASFAASLATAIGVAFASNLVTLFIFYELLTVATYPLVAHDETDEARAAGRKYLAYTFIGGVAVLTGTLLVYFLTGTTAFSAGGIADLATADPALARLAFGLLAGGFGVKAALMPVHSWLPDAMVAPTPVSGLLHAVAVVKSGVFGIARVTLDVFGPETVQDLGVGLPLAAVAAFTLLTASVIALRQDNLKRRLAYSTISQLSYIVLGLGVLSGDAIVGGLLHIPAHAFMKLTLFFCAGAIHVETHTDDISDMAGIGKRMPLTMTAFAIAAAGMAGIPLVAGFVSKWYLLIGSVDAGQAVFAIALLVSGMLNIAYFWPIVYQAFFESEDEDDHDSKPLLEGSFGGRFAVADRATASEPAAVRADGGDEAEAGDDHAESADSGHDETDADDHHDAAADHDHHHGGPPEGGWERVGWRGGESTWFMLGPILTAAAGAVALGVVPAAAVFLQIVQLVAENVGVVA
- a CDS encoding monovalent cation/H+ antiporter subunit D family protein is translated as MTDAIVLAIVVPIVAAVLTLLLGLRFDNVGWPMAVLATATQVGLTAVIGAAVLENGRVTYELAGFAPPAGIELVADTLSAPVALLVAVVSLAVLAYARTSGPHGNMFYIVYLLLVGGLAGVTLTGDLFNMYVFLEITGLAAYALVATGDTAKSAIAGLKYLVVGTIGASLFLLGVGYAFLATGTLNMADLAQRLGDVAAYDSRLVLASFALIVAGLAVKVALFPVHSWQPDAYQSSPDSVSIFISALVSTVAAYALGRILFSVFTPAFFDAVPMARTVLVHAAAVSILAGSTLAVLQQDVKRMLAYSSVAQFGMVVAAFAMMNELAAVGGVIHLVGHAIMKGGLFAAAGVIAAFTGARRIDDYAGLAGRAPVVAASFAVLAFAMVGVPPAVGFVGKWYIAFGAIESGTWVVAAVILASTLLTLAYFARIVERMYFRPAERTAAGDSAVGAATDGGEPPVSPGMVAVVVGAAVAAVVLGFFGSGIEAFLDPFLTEVFA
- a CDS encoding cation:proton antiporter subunit C, with product MVDLLLTRYNYIAAFLLIAGGLYMVIGDRNFVKKVIGMNLFQTGIFLFFITAAFVEVDGMTGAPPVITDGVDLYVSPLPHVLILTAIVVGVSLTAVALTLIIRIYREYGTLREDVLREMDTDD
- a CDS encoding MnhB domain-containing protein, producing the protein MSSRRPYVESSVIMTTVRILAPFVFTFGLFVMFHGTSSSGGGFQGGAIVSAMIIMLAFAYGIEPTRKWFVNTAVVGLVAGGVLLFALIGVGPMLLGGTFLEYELYNVPDATKYGIEGVELGIGAIVSGVISGLFFAIAHGFEFRRDQE
- a CDS encoding DUF4040 domain-containing protein, which translates into the protein MITAIEAVLLAFVLFSAAATVLLRDVLATIVAFAAYSLGLALVWVVLRAPDVALTEAAIGAGVTTILFLLTITRTVRPTEDITALKKVHWPGVLAVGLLGALLLWTVPDIPAIGDAGAVAWEYSEVSQYYLENAYEETHVKNVVTAVLAAYRGFDTFGEAVVVFAAGVAVLAILKEERFT
- the mnhG gene encoding monovalent cation/H(+) antiporter subunit G, with the translated sequence MVVGLFFTAVAAIGLIRMPDVYTRAHATSKADTLGTVLTLAGVAVAFQAGVPRVKLLLLALFMLITSPTATHAITRAAYDQGIEPWTADEEGDG
- a CDS encoding cation:proton antiporter, which gives rise to MTLASSGPLADVFLAVVVAFVVLGVVTLYRVARGPTTHDRVVAVNAAGTTTVIVIALVAVVIDEPGFLDIAIVYALLNFLMSIAISKFTVERGGVL